Proteins found in one Triticum urartu cultivar G1812 chromosome 4, Tu2.1, whole genome shotgun sequence genomic segment:
- the LOC125553254 gene encoding gibberellin 20 oxidase 1-A — MVQPVFDAAVLSGRSDIPSQFIWPEGESPTPDAAEELHVPLINIGGMLSGDAAAAAEVTRLVGEACERHGFFQVVNHGIDAELLADAHRCVDNFFTMPLPEKQRALRRPGESCGYASSFTGRFASKLPWKETLSFRSCPSDPALVVDYIVATLGEDHRRLGEVYARYCSEMSRLSLEIMEVLGESLGVGRAHYRRFFEGNDSIMRLNYYPPCQRPLETLGTGPHCDPTSLTILHQDNVGGLQVHTEGRWRSIRPRADAFVVNIGDTFMALSNGRYKSCLHRAVVNSRVPRKSLAFFLCPEMDKVVAPPGTLVDAANPRAYPDFTWRSLLDFTQKHYRADMKTLEVFSSWIVQQQQGQLALQPAMT; from the exons ATGGTGCAGCCGGTGTTCGACGCGGCGGTGCTGAGCGGGCGGTCGGACATCCCCTCGCAGTTCATCTGGCCCGAGGGCGAGAGCCCGACCCCGGACGCCGCCGAGGAGCTGCACGTGCCCCTCATCAACATCGGCGGCATGCTCTCCGGCGACGCCGCTGCGGCGGCCGAGGTGACGCGCCTCGTGGGCGAGGCCTGCGAGCGGCACGGCTTCTTCCAGGTCGTCAACCACGGCATCGACGCCGAGCTGCTGGCGGACGCGCACCGCTGCGTGGACAACTTCTTCACCATGCCCCTCCCGGAGAAGCAGCGCGCCCTGCGCCGCCCCGGCGAGTCCTGCGGCTACGCCAGCAGCTTCACCGGCCGGTTCGCCTCCAAGCTGCCGTGGAAGGAGACCCTCTCCTTCCGGTCCTGCCCGTCCGACCCCGCCCTCGTCGTCGACTACATCGTCGCCACCCTCGGCGAGGACCACCGCCGCCTCGG GGAGGTGTACGCGCGCTACTGCTCGGAGATGAGCCGTCTGTCGCTGGAGATCATGGAGGTGCTCGGGGAGAGCCTCGGGGTCGGCCGTGCCCACTACCGGCGCTTCTTCGAGGGCAACGACTCCATCATGCGCCTCAACTACTACCCGCCGTGCCAGCGGCCGTTGGAGACGCTGGGCACGGGCCCGCATTGCGACCCGACGTCGCTGACCATCCTCCACCAGGACAACGTCGGCGGCCTGCAGGTGCACACGGAGGGCCGTTGGCGGTCCATCCGACCCCGCGCCGACGCCTTCGTCGTCAACATCGGCGACACCTTCATGGCGCTCTCGAACGGGAGGTACAAGAGCTGCCTTCACCGCGCAGTCGTGAACAGCAGGGTCCCCAGGAAGTCGCTGGCCTTCTTCCTCTGCCCGGAGATGGACAAGGTGGTGGCGCCGCCGGGGACGCTGGTGGACGCCGCCAACCCGCGCGCCTACCCGGACTTCACGTGGCGGTCGCTGCTGGACTTCACGCAGAAGCACTACCGGGCGGACATGAAGACCCTCGAGGTCTTCTCCTCGTGGATCGTCCAGCAGCAGCAGGGCCAGCTCGCCCTCCAGCCAGCCATGACATGA